Proteins encoded in a region of the Oncorhynchus clarkii lewisi isolate Uvic-CL-2024 chromosome 18, UVic_Ocla_1.0, whole genome shotgun sequence genome:
- the LOC139372683 gene encoding glycoprotein endo-alpha-1,2-mannosidase-like protein, whose translation MTRLRKKAFIALFLFTLFIFGTMMGLRTLKPSDGFSDLAPGMGEFVGERGGDRRRPVSNDMVVSPGQPHLASDTKVVFTKSDRDYSIFYDVQIFYYLWYGNPQMDGKYIHWDHVLVPHWDPKIAASHAKGRHTPPEDIASSFYPELGPYSSRDPTVLESHMSQIEAAAAGVLVLSWYPPGIADNHGEPCEDLVPAVMDAAHRHSIKVAFHIQPYKGRTDLSMYDNIKYIIDKYGNHGAFYRFRSTTGRILPLFYVYDSYLTPPEAWADLLRPAGAHTLRGTPYDGVFLALVVEERHKHDILAGGFDGMYTYFASNGFSFGSSHQNWKAVKDFCDGNNLLFVPSAGPGYVDTAVRPWNNHNTRNRVNGRYYETSLQAALSVRPEIVTITSFNEWHEGTQIEKAVPRKTVTRLYLDYQPHRSDLYLELTRKWAEHFNKEKDKWLM comes from the exons ATGACACGGCTGCGCAAGAAAGCTTTCATTGCACTTTTCTTATTCACCCTCTTCATCTTCGGGACCATGATGGGCCTCAGGACACTGAAACCCAGCGATGGCTTCTCAGACCTGGCCCCGGGAATGGGAGAGTTTGTGGGGGAAAGAGGAGGCGACCGGCGACGGCCAGTTTCGAACGACATGGTAGTTTCCCCTGGTCAGCCCCATCTAGCCAGCGACACCAAAGTCGTCTTCACAAAATCCGACCGTGACTACAGTATATTCTACGATGTACAAATCTTCTATTACCTATGGTACGGCAACCCACAGATGGACGGTAAATATATTCACTGGGACCATGTTCTAGTACCGCACTGGGACCCTAAGATCGCCGCCAGCCACGCCAAAGGAAGACACACTCCTCCGGAGGACATAGCGTCGAGTTTCTACCCGGAGCTAGGACCATACAGTTCCAGAGACCCCACCGTGCTGGAGTCACACATGTCACAGATTGAAGCGGCTGCAGCAG GGGTACTGGTTCTGTCTTGGTACCCGCCTGGCATTGCAGACAACCATGGTGAGCCATGTGAAGACCTGGTGCCTGCTGTCATGGACGCTGCCCACAGACACAGCATCAAG GTGGCGTTCCACATCCAGCCGTACAAGGGACGGACTGACCTCAGCATGTACGATAACATCAAATACATCATTGACAA GTATGGGAACCATGGCGCCTTCTACCGCTTCAGGTCGACCACGGGGCGGATCCTTCCTCTGTTCTATGTCTACGACTCCTACCTGACCCCGCCTGAGGCCTGGGCCGACCTGCTCCGCCCCGCCGGCGCCCACACCCTCCGCGGCACGCCCTACGACGGCGTCTTCCTCGCCCTGGTCGTAGAGGAACGCCACAAACACGACATCCTGGCTGGTGGCTTCGACGGCATGTATACGTACTTCGCCTCCAACGGCTTCTCCTTCGGCTCCTCTCACCAGAACTGGAAGGCGGTCAAGGACTTCTGTGACGGTAATAACCTGCTGTTTGTGCCCAGCGCCGGGCCGGGATACGTCGACACCGCAGTGAGGCCATGGAACAACCACAACACGAGGAACAGGGTCAACGGACGCTATTATGAGACCAGCCTACAGGCTGCGCTGTCGGTGCGGCCGGAGATCGTGACCATCACGTCGTTCAACGAGTGGCACGAGGGAACACAGATTGAGAAGGCGGTGCCCAGGAAGACGGTGACGCGGCTGTATCTGGACTACCAGCCCCACCGGTCAGATCTATACCTGGAACTCACCAGGAAGTGGGCCGAACACTTTAACAAGGAGAAAGACAAGTGGCTCATGTAG